A single window of Natronogracilivirga saccharolytica DNA harbors:
- a CDS encoding NAD-dependent epimerase has protein sequence MNVLVTGTAGFIGYHTVNKLLSSGYRVTGLDHLNTYYDVNLKYDRLRETGIDPESLNTGEVAASATNDNYRFVRMDLQDKEQIFNLFESEKFDVVINLAAQAGVRHSLTHPQEYIDYNITGFLNILEACRFHPVRHLIYASSSSVYGMNTRMPFSVRQNVDHPVSLYAATKKSNELMAHTYAHLFGVPSTGLRFFTVYGPWGRPDMALFLFTKAILEGKPIDIYNHGKMERDFTYVDDIVESISRLVPKEPSGSNTWSGDQPDPASSTAPYQLFNIGHNSPVSLMDFIREIERAIGKEAVKNYMDMQPGDVPKTWADVSDLYDYIDYSPQIGIREGISNFINWYRSYYRK, from the coding sequence ATGAATGTATTGGTTACCGGCACTGCCGGATTTATCGGTTATCATACGGTCAACAAGCTTTTGTCATCGGGGTACCGTGTTACCGGACTGGATCATCTGAACACGTATTATGATGTCAATCTGAAATATGATCGCCTCCGGGAAACGGGTATCGATCCAGAATCTTTAAATACCGGGGAGGTGGCTGCAAGTGCAACGAACGATAACTACCGCTTTGTCCGGATGGATCTGCAGGACAAAGAGCAGATTTTCAATTTATTCGAGTCAGAAAAGTTTGACGTGGTAATCAACCTGGCCGCCCAGGCCGGTGTCCGGCACAGCCTTACGCATCCGCAGGAGTACATCGACTACAATATCACCGGCTTTCTGAATATTCTGGAAGCATGCCGTTTTCATCCGGTCAGGCACCTGATATACGCATCCTCCAGTTCCGTGTACGGCATGAATACCCGGATGCCCTTCTCTGTCCGTCAGAATGTGGACCATCCGGTGTCGCTTTATGCCGCTACCAAGAAATCAAACGAGCTGATGGCCCACACCTACGCCCATCTGTTCGGCGTTCCAAGTACCGGACTTCGCTTTTTTACCGTCTACGGTCCATGGGGCCGTCCCGATATGGCGCTGTTTCTCTTCACGAAGGCCATTCTGGAAGGAAAGCCCATCGATATATACAATCACGGCAAAATGGAGCGTGATTTCACCTATGTCGATGATATTGTCGAAAGTATTTCACGGCTTGTGCCGAAAGAGCCATCCGGCAGTAACACATGGTCAGGCGATCAGCCGGACCCGGCTTCCAGCACCGCACCTTATCAGCTTTTCAACATCGGCCATAACAGTCCGGTGTCCCTTATGGATTTCATCCGGGAGATCGAGCGCGCGATCGGTAAGGAAGCGGTAAAAAACTATATGGACATGCAGCCCGGAGATGTACCCAAAACATGGGCTGATGTCAGCGATCTGTATGATTACATCGATTATTCCCCGCAAATCGGGATCCGGGAGGGAATTTCAAATTTTATCAACTGGTACAGGTCGTACTACCGGAAGTAG
- a CDS encoding DegT/DnrJ/EryC1/StrS family aminotransferase — protein MSSINNSGFNTIPVLDLKPEVRHMRHELKQACHHVMEHARFVMGPEVEELEALVAGCMDVRHAVGVNSGTDALLISLRAAGIGEGDEVITTTFTSFATAEAIEMTGARPVFADISPKDCNIDPDAVEAAITPQTKAIVPVHLYGKSADMPRIMEIAEKHDLIVIEDCAQSFGAAWHDHGSKSGQQAGAHPERREAYRGRLTGTFGLAGAFSFFPSKNMGGFGDGGMIITNDDQVAAQAAMLRMHGARKKYHNEVPGYNSRLDTLQASMLQVKMKYFSAFNSRRRSVALRYIDELRDIGSIQLPELPDDGHVYHQFTLQLLEGDRDIFAEYLKCEGIQTAVCYPVPCHQLPLYKDEPWSLPVAERVKDRVISLPIGPFLSENDQDRVIAAVREYLLDVQKELC, from the coding sequence ATGTCATCAATCAATAATTCCGGTTTCAATACCATACCCGTCCTTGATCTCAAACCCGAAGTCCGCCACATGCGTCATGAGCTTAAACAGGCATGCCATCATGTTATGGAACATGCCCGGTTTGTCATGGGTCCGGAAGTCGAGGAGCTCGAGGCCCTGGTGGCCGGCTGCATGGACGTCAGGCATGCCGTCGGGGTCAATTCCGGCACCGATGCCCTGCTGATCTCCCTCCGAGCCGCGGGTATCGGGGAGGGGGATGAGGTCATCACCACCACGTTCACTTCTTTTGCCACCGCCGAAGCCATTGAAATGACCGGCGCCCGTCCGGTGTTTGCGGACATCAGTCCGAAGGACTGCAACATCGATCCCGATGCTGTAGAGGCCGCCATCACGCCGCAGACCAAAGCCATCGTGCCGGTCCACCTGTACGGCAAGTCCGCCGACATGCCGCGCATCATGGAGATCGCCGAAAAGCACGATCTGATCGTCATTGAAGACTGCGCCCAGTCGTTCGGGGCCGCCTGGCATGATCACGGCAGTAAGAGCGGACAGCAGGCCGGTGCACATCCGGAACGCAGGGAGGCGTACCGGGGCCGCCTGACCGGGACGTTTGGCCTGGCCGGGGCGTTTTCCTTCTTCCCGTCCAAAAACATGGGCGGATTCGGCGACGGCGGCATGATCATCACCAACGACGACCAGGTGGCCGCTCAGGCAGCCATGCTGCGCATGCACGGCGCCCGGAAGAAATACCACAATGAGGTGCCCGGCTACAATTCGCGGCTCGACACCCTCCAGGCATCCATGCTTCAGGTGAAAATGAAGTACTTTTCGGCGTTCAACAGCCGGCGCCGGAGCGTGGCCCTGCGCTATATCGATGAACTCCGGGATATCGGCAGCATTCAGCTGCCGGAACTTCCCGATGACGGACATGTCTATCATCAGTTCACGCTGCAGCTGCTTGAGGGCGATCGCGATATATTTGCCGAATATCTCAAATGCGAGGGGATTCAGACCGCGGTCTGTTATCCCGTGCCGTGCCATCAGCTTCCGCTCTACAAAGATGAGCCGTGGTCGCTGCCCGTGGCCGAGCGGGTCAAAGACCGTGTCATCAGCCTTCCTATCGGACCCTTTTTGTCCGAAAACGATCAGGACCGGGTGATTGCGGCGGTCCGGGAATATCTTCTGGACGTGCAGAAAGAACTGTGCTGA
- a CDS encoding nucleotide sugar dehydrogenase has translation MTRNAAVETSEHTVAGILRRIEEKTYTVGIVGLGYVGLPLIDTFYRKGFPVMGFDIDETKIDAFREGRSYIRHFSNEAFAELGRSDRCTLTTDFSRVSEADAILMCVPTPLDHHREPDMSYVEATVRTVAPHMRKGQLLILESTTWPGTTDELIRPLAEELSGLEAGTDFYLAYSPEREDPGNEKYNTGTIPKVIGGDGEDALNIARELYDAVISEVVPVSNTRTAEAVKLLENIFRSVNIALVNELKIVFQRMGIDVHEVIDAAATKPFGFMKFTPGPGLGGHCIPIDPFYLTWKAREFGINTRFIELAGEVNTDMPRYVVQRTVEALNIDRKAMNGSKILMIGLAYKPNVDDDRESPTYVLMDLYTEMGADVSYYDPYVPVIRPSREYGHWAGTKSVEWTEEEISQFDAVVIATNHRDIDYRQLAAWSQRIVDTRNVYGNADVPEHVTKA, from the coding sequence ATGACCAGAAACGCTGCTGTTGAAACATCCGAACACACCGTCGCGGGAATCCTGCGGCGCATCGAAGAGAAAACCTACACGGTCGGTATCGTCGGACTGGGTTACGTCGGCCTGCCGCTGATCGACACGTTTTATCGTAAAGGCTTCCCCGTCATGGGCTTCGACATCGACGAGACCAAGATCGACGCCTTCCGCGAGGGGCGGAGCTACATCCGCCACTTCAGCAACGAGGCGTTCGCCGAGCTGGGGCGGTCCGACCGCTGCACGCTGACCACCGACTTTTCGCGCGTCAGCGAGGCCGATGCCATCCTGATGTGCGTGCCCACGCCGCTCGACCATCACCGCGAGCCGGACATGAGCTATGTCGAGGCCACCGTCCGCACCGTCGCCCCGCACATGCGCAAGGGCCAGCTGCTGATCCTGGAGTCGACCACCTGGCCGGGCACCACCGACGAGCTCATCCGCCCGCTGGCCGAAGAGCTTTCGGGACTGGAAGCCGGCACCGATTTTTACCTGGCCTACAGCCCCGAGCGCGAGGATCCGGGCAACGAAAAGTACAACACCGGCACCATCCCCAAGGTGATCGGCGGCGACGGCGAGGATGCGCTGAACATCGCCCGCGAGCTGTATGACGCGGTGATTTCGGAGGTCGTGCCGGTCAGCAACACGCGCACCGCCGAGGCGGTCAAGCTGCTCGAGAACATTTTCCGCTCGGTCAACATCGCCCTGGTCAACGAGCTCAAGATCGTCTTCCAGCGCATGGGCATCGATGTGCACGAGGTGATCGACGCGGCGGCCACCAAGCCGTTCGGCTTCATGAAATTCACACCGGGTCCGGGCCTGGGCGGACACTGCATCCCCATCGACCCGTTTTACCTGACCTGGAAGGCGCGCGAGTTCGGCATCAACACCCGCTTCATCGAGCTGGCCGGCGAGGTCAACACCGACATGCCGCGCTATGTGGTGCAGCGTACGGTGGAGGCGCTGAACATCGACCGCAAAGCGATGAACGGCAGCAAGATCCTGATGATCGGGCTGGCCTACAAGCCGAATGTGGATGACGACCGCGAGTCGCCGACGTATGTGCTGATGGATCTGTACACCGAGATGGGCGCGGATGTGTCGTATTATGATCCGTATGTGCCGGTGATCCGGCCGTCGCGGGAGTACGGGCACTGGGCCGGAACGAAGTCGGTGGAGTGGACCGAAGAGGAGATCTCGCAATTTGACGCGGTGGTGATTGCCACCAATCACCGCGATATCGATTACCGGCAGCTGGCGGCGTGGTCGCAGCGGATTGTGGATACGCGCAATGTGTACGGCAACGCGGATGTGCCGGAGCATGTGACGAAGGCGTAA
- the wecB gene encoding non-hydrolyzing UDP-N-acetylglucosamine 2-epimerase, translating to MNITLIAGARPNFMKVAPIIHAMDEANSRNDGLFRYRLIHTGQHYDKIMSDTFFEELNIPHPDANLGCGGGSQAEQTAAIMVAFEKELQAHPADLVMVVGDVTSTMACSIVARKLNTKVAHVEAGIRSFDLSMPEEINRMVTDSITDVFFTTSEWAGENLRKSGVKDEQIHFTGNVMIDTLLANRHKFTRPEIWDRAGLEEGGYLVMTLHRPANVDEKEKFARFLEAIIASSGDLPLIFPVHPRTAKIIRELDVALPERFHMIEPLGYLEFNYLVERARAVLTDSGGITEEATVMGVPCMTLRDNTERPETVELGTNELIGTDPANIAPAFERLLAGQWKSGRIPDKWDGKAAGRIVAGLEAMVSSIPATP from the coding sequence ATGAATATTACACTTATTGCCGGAGCACGGCCCAATTTCATGAAAGTCGCACCGATCATCCATGCCATGGATGAGGCCAATTCGCGCAACGACGGGCTGTTTCGCTACCGGCTGATCCATACCGGTCAGCACTATGATAAAATCATGAGCGACACGTTTTTCGAGGAGCTGAACATTCCGCATCCCGATGCCAATCTGGGCTGCGGCGGCGGTTCCCAGGCGGAACAGACCGCGGCGATCATGGTCGCGTTTGAGAAAGAGCTGCAAGCCCATCCCGCCGATTTGGTGATGGTCGTCGGCGATGTCACCAGTACCATGGCCTGCAGCATCGTGGCCAGGAAGCTGAACACGAAGGTGGCGCATGTCGAGGCGGGCATCCGCTCGTTCGACCTGTCCATGCCCGAGGAGATCAACCGCATGGTCACCGACAGCATCACCGATGTCTTCTTCACCACATCCGAATGGGCCGGTGAAAACCTCAGGAAAAGCGGTGTGAAGGATGAGCAGATCCATTTCACCGGCAATGTGATGATCGACACGCTGCTGGCCAACAGGCACAAATTTACCCGTCCGGAGATTTGGGATCGTGCGGGGCTGGAAGAGGGCGGCTATCTCGTGATGACGCTGCACCGTCCGGCCAACGTCGATGAAAAGGAGAAATTTGCGCGGTTCCTGGAGGCGATTATTGCGTCCAGCGGCGACCTGCCACTGATATTCCCGGTGCATCCGCGCACGGCGAAAATCATCAGGGAGCTTGATGTTGCGCTCCCCGAACGGTTCCACATGATCGAACCGCTGGGGTATCTGGAGTTCAATTATCTGGTGGAGCGCGCCCGGGCGGTGCTCACCGATTCCGGCGGTATCACCGAAGAGGCGACGGTGATGGGCGTGCCGTGCATGACCCTGCGCGACAACACCGAGCGTCCGGAGACCGTGGAGCTGGGCACCAACGAGCTGATCGGCACCGATCCGGCGAACATTGCCCCGGCATTTGAGCGGCTGCTTGCCGGGCAGTGGAAATCGGGGCGGATTCCCGACAAGTGGGACGGCAAGGCGGCCGGCCGGATTGTGGCGGGGCTGGAGGCGATGGTATCGTCGATACCCGCAACGCCATGA
- a CDS encoding PIN domain-containing protein has translation MLDTNICIYYIKGLHNLKSKFKEVGPDNCYISEITMAELKFGVAKSQAKKNNQKALPPICPHSAPEVIGIDGEAGYLVMRLHRSGEYCPGM, from the coding sequence TTGCTGGATACAAATATATGCATCTATTACATCAAGGGATTGCATAATCTGAAATCGAAATTTAAGGAGGTTGGCCCTGATAATTGTTATATATCCGAGATCACTATGGCTGAATTAAAATTTGGAGTCGCAAAAAGCCAGGCAAAAAAGAACAATCAAAAAGCACTCCCTCCAATTTGCCCGCATTCAGCTCCTGAGGTGATCGGCATCGACGGCGAGGCCGGTTATCTCGTGATGAGGCTGCACCGATCCGGGGAATATTGCCCCGGCATGTGA
- a CDS encoding capsule assembly Wzi family protein, with protein MADTTISNHMQRSIIASVPDQPAGGSASSHGADPVSLTGFRMQMAGGYNGELPFWIHSNRHGELDPHSGNTALHLFGAWRRHYDSGFTLSTGANLMLRGAEDASIRFQEAYVQLGYGDFVLWAGRKHEYFGTVHPRLSMGTADLSHNARPMPKITLATEGFRPFPGTRGIVDYNASFSHGWMRDNEHRYVENPMLHQKHLYIRLFNDRSRVVPQAGIKHFAQWGGSSPRDGDVPGGLRAFRDVVFSRSADSKEILSGGQLENRYQNHFGTYDFSLLFRFDDVHVSVSRQFILEDTPNARFGTPWDGMWGVWLAFPSDDRFPGRTASDRPVFTIRAINYEHINTIEGVDRYPHRNRSSYFNYYNHSRYRGGWTYEGRSLGNPLFFGDSGHVGVVNNLMLAHHAGIMGQAGRVDWRAFATYSRNYGAAGITNLDGLQYTGVTDRQDQWSFMLEVSGELPAMMDLLPGDWPLSDRWDALELTATMALDLGEAHRKNAGMMVGLRWMQW; from the coding sequence ATGGCGGATACGACCATTTCCAACCACATGCAGCGAAGCATCATTGCATCCGTGCCCGATCAGCCCGCCGGCGGCAGCGCCTCATCGCACGGAGCGGATCCGGTCTCACTGACCGGCTTCCGGATGCAGATGGCCGGCGGATATAACGGAGAGCTGCCGTTCTGGATTCACAGCAACCGCCACGGCGAACTCGATCCGCACAGCGGCAATACGGCCCTGCATCTGTTCGGCGCCTGGCGCAGACACTACGACTCCGGCTTCACGCTGTCGACCGGGGCCAACCTGATGCTGCGCGGGGCAGAGGACGCATCGATCCGCTTCCAGGAGGCTTACGTGCAGCTGGGCTACGGCGATTTTGTGCTGTGGGCCGGACGCAAACATGAATATTTCGGCACGGTGCACCCCCGCCTGTCGATGGGCACGGCGGATCTGTCCCACAATGCCCGTCCGATGCCCAAGATCACGCTGGCCACCGAAGGGTTCCGCCCGTTCCCCGGCACGCGCGGCATCGTCGATTACAACGCATCATTTTCCCACGGCTGGATGCGCGACAACGAGCATCGCTATGTGGAAAACCCGATGCTGCACCAGAAGCATCTGTACATCCGGCTGTTCAACGACCGCAGCCGCGTGGTTCCGCAGGCCGGCATCAAACATTTCGCCCAGTGGGGCGGGAGCTCGCCGCGGGACGGAGACGTGCCGGGCGGCCTCCGGGCCTTCCGCGATGTCGTTTTTTCACGGAGCGCCGATTCCAAAGAGATCCTTAGTGGCGGCCAGCTTGAGAACCGGTATCAGAACCATTTCGGGACCTACGACTTTTCGCTGCTCTTCCGGTTCGATGACGTCCATGTGTCGGTCAGCCGCCAGTTCATCCTGGAAGACACGCCCAACGCCCGGTTCGGCACGCCGTGGGATGGCATGTGGGGTGTTTGGCTGGCATTTCCCTCCGACGACCGTTTCCCCGGCCGCACAGCCTCGGACCGGCCGGTATTTACCATCCGCGCGATCAACTACGAGCACATCAACACCATCGAGGGCGTGGACCGGTATCCCCACCGGAACCGATCCTCCTACTTCAACTACTACAACCACTCCCGGTACCGCGGCGGATGGACTTACGAAGGGCGTTCCCTCGGAAATCCGCTGTTCTTCGGCGATTCGGGGCATGTCGGCGTGGTCAACAACCTGATGCTGGCCCATCATGCGGGCATTATGGGTCAGGCCGGACGCGTCGACTGGCGGGCATTTGCCACCTACAGCCGGAACTACGGCGCGGCAGGCATCACGAATCTGGACGGGCTTCAATACACGGGCGTGACCGACCGGCAGGATCAATGGTCGTTCATGCTTGAGGTGAGCGGGGAACTGCCGGCCATGATGGATCTGCTGCCCGGGGACTGGCCGCTTTCCGACCGGTGGGATGCCCTGGAGCTGACGGCCACGATGGCCCTGGACTTGGGCGAGGCGCACCGCAAAAATGCGGGGATGATGGTCGGACTGCGCTGGATGCAGTGGTGA
- a CDS encoding GNAT family N-acetyltransferase encodes MSREDIDKKFTRESILKIISNELAGLNLSTDDYIQVANSVLDSALVGENGTDGSPRAVPKAVTRLPIVTDDLIIRACDREQDYPCFEKWTQDDRGKEFLLSRLEDNVEHPRDLFYNPNHLFGMVCEISGNPIGIVGFLNRDQSNGRAELRKLIGEPSLRGRGLGKKASRLWVSYGLNALNLRKIYLYTFDSNLRNIRINEELGFRLEGVFREEHVVGGVPRDILRMSLLRS; translated from the coding sequence ATGAGCAGGGAAGACATCGATAAAAAGTTTACCAGGGAGAGCATCCTCAAGATCATCAGCAACGAGCTGGCCGGGCTGAATCTCTCCACCGATGATTACATACAGGTGGCCAATTCAGTGCTGGATTCGGCGCTGGTCGGGGAAAACGGCACGGACGGATCGCCCCGCGCGGTACCAAAAGCCGTCACGCGCCTGCCGATTGTCACCGACGACCTCATCATCCGCGCATGCGACCGGGAGCAGGATTATCCCTGCTTCGAAAAATGGACGCAGGACGATCGCGGCAAAGAGTTTCTGCTGTCACGCCTCGAAGACAATGTCGAACATCCCCGCGACCTGTTTTACAATCCGAACCATCTGTTCGGCATGGTCTGCGAAATCAGCGGCAATCCCATCGGCATAGTAGGATTTCTGAACCGCGACCAGTCCAACGGTAGGGCGGAGCTCAGAAAACTGATCGGCGAGCCGTCCCTTCGCGGCCGGGGACTCGGGAAAAAAGCCTCGCGATTGTGGGTCAGCTACGGCCTGAACGCCCTGAACCTGCGCAAAATCTACCTCTACACCTTCGACAGCAACCTGCGCAATATCCGCATCAACGAAGAGCTGGGATTCCGGCTGGAGGGGGTGTTCCGCGAAGAACACGTGGTCGGCGGCGTACCCAGGGATATCCTGCGCATGAGCCTGTTGCGCTCTTGA
- a CDS encoding curlin repeat-containing protein, with amino-acid sequence MKNITTLLVLILFTAGMAVAQNNDASIDQVGDLHDADIEQLGSSNDAFILQTANEGREGDDVSTATVTQEGDDNYVNLRQRAFFGDNEAKIVQIGVGNRVQGTDEYSAFYQNHGLNILDVYMEGNDNVLYSLRGEAQKNVNTFLLDIMGNENTVGMLQEFGLADIDVEGSYNIIKLDQKSGQFANWSTATVDIFGDDNTVDVFQRNEGNQAVVDIDGSNNSAYITQN; translated from the coding sequence ATGAAAAACATAACTACATTACTCGTACTGATTCTGTTTACCGCAGGAATGGCAGTTGCTCAGAATAATGATGCAAGCATTGATCAGGTAGGAGACCTGCACGATGCTGACATTGAACAACTCGGATCATCTAACGACGCTTTTATTCTACAAACGGCTAATGAAGGCCGAGAAGGAGATGATGTGTCAACTGCAACAGTGACACAAGAAGGCGATGATAACTATGTCAACCTCAGACAACGCGCTTTCTTTGGCGACAACGAAGCTAAGATTGTGCAAATTGGAGTTGGAAACAGAGTGCAAGGTACAGATGAATACAGTGCTTTTTACCAGAACCATGGATTGAACATTCTTGATGTATACATGGAAGGAAATGACAATGTGCTTTATAGTCTTCGTGGTGAAGCGCAGAAAAACGTTAATACATTCTTACTGGATATTATGGGTAATGAAAACACAGTTGGAATGCTTCAAGAGTTTGGCTTGGCTGATATTGATGTTGAAGGTAGCTACAACATCATCAAACTGGACCAAAAATCGGGACAGTTCGCTAACTGGAGTACAGCAACTGTAGATATATTCGGTGATGACAATACAGTTGATGTATTTCAGAGAAATGAAGGAAATCAAGCCGTTGTAGACATAGATGGATCTAATAATTCAGCATATATAACACAAAATTAA